Proteins from one Muntiacus reevesi chromosome X, mMunRee1.1, whole genome shotgun sequence genomic window:
- the TMSB15A gene encoding LOW QUALITY PROTEIN: thymosin beta-15A (The sequence of the model RefSeq protein was modified relative to this genomic sequence to represent the inferred CDS: deleted 1 base in 1 codon), which translates to MSDKPDLSEVEKFDKSKLKKTNTEGKNTLPSKETIQQEKEYIQAS; encoded by the exons ATGAGTGATAAACCAGACTTGTCTGAAGTGGAGAAGTTTGACAAGTCAAAACTGAAGAAAACTAATACTGAA GGAAAAAATACTCTCCCCTCAAAGGAAA CTATCCAGCAAGAGAAAGAGTATATTCAAGCATCATAA